ACTGTACGGCCTCGATGAGGGTGACTTCTCACGCGTCTCGGTCGCCGGTGGAGCGTACGTCCGTGCACTCACCGGCGAGCGACTCGTCGGCGTCGAAGTGCTCGAACGTGAGCAGTGAACGACCTCACTCCGTCGACGTCACGCTATCTGCGTACACGTTCACCTCGCCGTCTTTCGTCAGGCCGATCGTCGTCGATCGCTCGAGTCGATTGGCGTTCGTGACCTCCTCGAGCATCCCGTAGAGGTGGGTGTAGAGTTCCGGCCGACAGTACGCGATCTTGATACCCGCTTCGTCGCCGTGAGTATACACCTGCGTGACGAGGTCGTCGAAGGACGTTCCAGCCGAGACGGTGAACTGGACCGGGGCGCGTAGCGTCTGCACGAGCTCGAGTGTCCGGCGTGCCTTCTCGACGTTCGATTCTGCGGCCCGTTCGATAGCGCTCACGTTCGAATCGGTCGTTCCCAGTTTGTCGGCGGCTTCTTGCTGCGTGTGACCCTTCTCACGGAGTTCGAGCACCTCCACCTGCCGGTCGGTCAGGATCGTTCCCTGGGCTTCCACCATATGAACTCAAATAGAAGTGTTTGAGATAAGCTTATTGGTCAAACAGCAAACGTTTCGATATGGCTATCGACGAAGTTCCGATCGGCCGACGTTCTGTTCTCTCGGCCATCGCTGTCGGGCTCTCCGGAGTCGCTGGCTGCTCCGGCTCATTTCGGGAGAGTGACGGACAGTCAGTGACTGTCTCGATGCTCACTGCGGGAAGCCTGAACAACGCACTCGAAAACGGATTGCGACCGAACGTGGATTCAACTGTCCAGATCGAAGCCCACGGATCAGCCGAAGTCGCCCGCCTCATTGCGGAGGGGCAGAAAGATCCCGAGATCGTCTCAGTTGCAGATACCGCGCTCTTCGACTCACCGCTCCAACCGGATTGGTTCGCCGAGTTTGCGACCAATTCGATCGTCATTGCGTACAATTCCGATACGGAGGGTGGCCAACAGCTCGCCGACGCAGGACCCGAGAACTGGTACCAGCCGCTCTTGGACGGAAATGTTGCAGTCGGGCGAACGGACCCAGATCTCGACCCGCTCGGCTATCGAGCGCTGTTTATGCTCGAACTCGCGACTGAATACTACGGCACTGACGCGAACCTCAGGGAAGCGATTCCCAGTAGAGAACAGATCTATCCCGAAACACAGCTCGTCAGCCAGTTCGAGACAGGCTCGATCGACGCCGCCATCGCGTATCGAAACATGGCCGTCGAGCGGGGGTACGACTACATCGACCTCCCCGCGGAGATCGACCTCAGCGATCCAGCATACACCGACACCTACTCGTCGGCCACCTACGAACTCCCGAGCGGGAAGGTCGTCAGCGGCGGACTCATCAGCTATGGATCGACGATCCGCCACCGATCGCCGACCGTCGTCGACGTGTTCGACGAACATATAACGGGCCAGTATTTGAACGAGTTCGGGTTCGTCGTTCCCGACGATTACCCTCGATTCACCGGTGATGCTCCCGATGCAGTCACACGCTAACACCACCGTCGAACGGGTCGACTGGCTGTCGGTGACGTTCCTGCTCGGGGCGGTGCTGCTCTGTTACTACCTCGTACCGCTCCTGTCTCTCGTTTTCAGTCAGCCACCGGGGACTATCATCCAACAACTGACTGGCCCCGACGTCGTCTCGGCCGCGACCACGTCGCTCACGGCGTCGATCGCGAGCGTGACTATCGCTGCACTATTCGGGCTGCCACTCGCATACTGGATCGCACGCGCCGATGGGTGGGCGAAAACGGCCGTGACCGCCGTGGTCGTACTGCCGCTCGTACTGCCACCGATCGTCAGCGGAATGGTGTTGCTCACCGTCGTCGGCCCGAATACGTTTCTCGGGGAACTGGCGGCAGCAAATGGAATCCAGCTCACTCGATCGGTCGCAGGGGTCGTGCTGGCACAGACGTTCGTCTCCTCGCCATTCGTCGTCGTCACGGCAAAAGCAGCCTTCGAGAGCGTCGACCGGAGCCTCGAGTACGCCTCACAGTCGCTCGGGAAGAGTCGGCTGACGACGTTTCGGCGGGTCACGCTGCCGCTTGCCTGGCCAGGAATCCTCGCCGGGATCACTCTCGCATTCGCCCGCGCGATCGGCGAGTTCGGGGCCACGATCATGCTCGCATACTACCCCCGGACGATGCCGGTCCAGATCTGGATTTCGTTTACGACCCTCGGACTAGAGAATGCGTTCCCCATGGCAGTCATTCTCGTCGGAATCGCCGTCACGACGCTCGTGGTGCTAAACGTGCTCGGTACGAACCCACTGGAGTGATCGATGCTGGAAGTAACGTCCCTCTGTAAGACGTACGGCGATTTCGAGTTCGGTCCGGTCGACCTCAGGGTCGACGACGAAGTGCTCTCGGTACTCGGTCCATCGGGAAGTGGCAAGACGACACTCCTGTCGCTGATCGCCGGGATCGTCGAGCCGGATGCGGGATCGATCTCGCTGAACGGCTCGCGGCTCGATGGACGCTCACTCCAGGAGCGACGAACCGGGCTCGTGTTTCAGGACGGGGCCCTGTTCCCGCACATGACCGCTCGAGAGAATATCGGCTATGCTGCACCCAACCCCGACCGGATTACGAAGCTTGCGTCGCTGCTCGAGATAACGGATATTCTCGACCGGCAGCCGCGGACACTATCGGGCGGCGAACGGCAACGAGTCGCGCTTGCACGCACGTTAGCGGCAGATCCTGACGCTCTGCTGCTCGACGAGCCACTCTCGAGTCTCGATGCTCCGATTCGGCGCCGACTACGTGGAGAGTTACACTCGCTGTTCGACTCACTCGAGATCCCCGTCATCTACGTCACTCACGATCAGCGAACGGCGATGGCACTCGGTGACCGAACCGCGATCTTCCGAGACGGTGCAATCGAGCAGATCGGGTCGCCGACGACCGTCGTCAATCGGCCCGCCACGCAGTTCGTCGCGAGATTCACCGGCAACGAGAACCTCCTCGAGGCGACGGTCCTCGAGCAGGACGGAAATACGGCCCACCTTCGAGTCGGTGCCGTCGACTTTCGTGCAACTACTCCAGAGATAGAGAAGGCGGCCGTCACGATCTGTATCCACCCCTCGCGTGTGCGGCTGCATGCACCGGACGAAGCCGTCGATACTCGCGGTGAAAACACAGTCGTCGGAACGATTGACAACTGGTTGAACGAGGGAGACGGGTACCGGATAGAAATCAGCCTCGATGACGCACCGGCGACGCTTACTGCGACGATTCGACCGCCGGCATTCGACCGGTTGGCGATCGACGCCGGCTCTGGCGTTCGAATCACGGTTCCTCCCGGCGCGGTTCACGTAGTTGGATGACGAGATGCTACCGTCAGCGAGTCGGAAAACGGCCTTCCTATCGGGCCGAACAGGTATCTCACATTTAGGACCTGGTGATTTCTTATCGCGAGTCAAGCACC
Above is a genomic segment from Natribaculum luteum containing:
- a CDS encoding Tfx family DNA-binding protein, encoding MVEAQGTILTDRQVEVLELREKGHTQQEAADKLGTTDSNVSAIERAAESNVEKARRTLELVQTLRAPVQFTVSAGTSFDDLVTQVYTHGDEAGIKIAYCRPELYTHLYGMLEEVTNANRLERSTTIGLTKDGEVNVYADSVTSTE
- a CDS encoding extracellular solute-binding protein; protein product: MAIDEVPIGRRSVLSAIAVGLSGVAGCSGSFRESDGQSVTVSMLTAGSLNNALENGLRPNVDSTVQIEAHGSAEVARLIAEGQKDPEIVSVADTALFDSPLQPDWFAEFATNSIVIAYNSDTEGGQQLADAGPENWYQPLLDGNVAVGRTDPDLDPLGYRALFMLELATEYYGTDANLREAIPSREQIYPETQLVSQFETGSIDAAIAYRNMAVERGYDYIDLPAEIDLSDPAYTDTYSSATYELPSGKVVSGGLISYGSTIRHRSPTVVDVFDEHITGQYLNEFGFVVPDDYPRFTGDAPDAVTR
- a CDS encoding ABC transporter permease, coding for MLPMQSHANTTVERVDWLSVTFLLGAVLLCYYLVPLLSLVFSQPPGTIIQQLTGPDVVSAATTSLTASIASVTIAALFGLPLAYWIARADGWAKTAVTAVVVLPLVLPPIVSGMVLLTVVGPNTFLGELAAANGIQLTRSVAGVVLAQTFVSSPFVVVTAKAAFESVDRSLEYASQSLGKSRLTTFRRVTLPLAWPGILAGITLAFARAIGEFGATIMLAYYPRTMPVQIWISFTTLGLENAFPMAVILVGIAVTTLVVLNVLGTNPLE
- a CDS encoding ABC transporter ATP-binding protein; its protein translation is MLEVTSLCKTYGDFEFGPVDLRVDDEVLSVLGPSGSGKTTLLSLIAGIVEPDAGSISLNGSRLDGRSLQERRTGLVFQDGALFPHMTARENIGYAAPNPDRITKLASLLEITDILDRQPRTLSGGERQRVALARTLAADPDALLLDEPLSSLDAPIRRRLRGELHSLFDSLEIPVIYVTHDQRTAMALGDRTAIFRDGAIEQIGSPTTVVNRPATQFVARFTGNENLLEATVLEQDGNTAHLRVGAVDFRATTPEIEKAAVTICIHPSRVRLHAPDEAVDTRGENTVVGTIDNWLNEGDGYRIEISLDDAPATLTATIRPPAFDRLAIDAGSGVRITVPPGAVHVVG